The sequence below is a genomic window from Candidatus Poribacteria bacterium.
ACGCGAGCGGAACTCGTAGAAAAGCATTCCATCGGTTTCCAATAGCTGCAGCCCCGAAGGGGCGGTATCTGTATAGAAACCGTTCCTCTCAGGACCAAAGCCCCGTAGGGGCGATATCTGTATAGAAATTTATCACATGAAAACCTGTGGAAAATTGTCCAAAGTTTAGTAAATATTAGCGGGCGTAGGAAAACAGTTTAAAGGAAGCATGATACTGGAAAATAATTTAGTCCATGAAAGAACATGTATCTGATAGGAAACTGATGAAAATACAGGTTGAGGTGCTATTCACACAGGATGAAAATGGATGCCTTCAACGTATCAACCCCATTAGACCTCCACCCTTCCATCCTTCCGACCTTCCATCCAACCTAACCTTGTGGCAAAATATTTACACACCGCTTGACATCCGCTCCACATTATGATAGGTTATAGTGTTAGTGAGTTTAAAATTGCGTCAAAAACAACCTCTCCAGCGGTTAGGAGGAATACACCATGCAACAGGCATCAAACCGATATAACACTATCATTAAAAAAAGAGTTAGCAGCCAATTGCGCTTTCTGCTTATCGGCTACATATTGCTCTTCACTTTCACTTCAGTAGGTTTCACCGATGAACTGAATCTCGTCACTGAAGTGGAATTTCAACCTTTAGCAGCAGCAACCCAACGACTCATTGAGGCGTTGGATTACCTCGGTTCACCCCTTTCTGAAGACGACCTTTCAGCAATCGAGAAAGCCTTGATTTCCGAAGACCACCAACAAGCAGTTGCTGACATTCAAAAAATTCTTGATCCGCACTGTTTGGCTGGGGTCAATATCAACCCTGAGAGCCGCGTGAAGGTTAAGGAAGGTCCTGTCAATAAGGAACTGATGCAGCAAGGGTGGCGCACATTTTTGATAAAGGTTCACAACGAGGCGGGCGTGACAGCACCCTTGGCAGCAGAAAGCGAAAATTCCGCACCACTTTATAAGCGTTCCACTGGAAGACCTGATCCAGAGACGACCATCCCGAAAAGCGAGATTCCGCATCGGTTCCTTGATATTGATATCTATGCCAATCCACCCTTGAAACCAAGTCTTTCCGGTTTGGAATTGGAATATCGTATTGTTCAACTCTACAGTCGCGATGCTGGGAAGCGAGAGGCGATGCTCGGTTTCAACGTCGGTCAGGGGACCCAAGACATTGGATTCCGCAGTGAAGTACCGATCCTGTTCAACTGTGTGCCAGCGGTGGAGGTAACCTTGGAGGTGTTAGATTTCGACGGAAAACCGACAACCGCTGCGTTTATCATTCGCGATACACTGAATCGGGTATATCCATCGCGCGGCCGGCGACTTGCACCGGATTTCTTCTTTCATAACCAAATCTATCGGCACAGTGGCGAATCGGTTCTCCTACCGCCGGGTGAGTATACTGTCGAATACACGCGCGGACCAGAGTATAAGATAAAGACACAAACCATCACTGTTCCCAATACCGAGACCCATCAAGAGACATTTCACCTCGAAAGATGGATCCATATCGCTGCGGAGGGCTGGCGTTCCGGCGACCATCATGTACACGCAGCGGGTTGCTCACACTACGAAAGTCCCACCGAGGGAGTTACACCTGAAGATATGATGCGGCACATCCTCGGAGAGGACCTCAACGTCGGTTGTGTACTCTCGTGGGGACCCTGCTGGTATTTTCAGAAGCAGTTTTTTGATGGCAAGGCTCACGAACTCTCAACCGATGATTACGTAATGCGATACGATGTGGAGGTTTCAGGTTTCCCCTCCTCACACGCTGGGCATCTCTCGTTGCTGGCACTCACTGAAGATGACTACAGAGGGACTGAACGCATTGAGGAGTGGCCCAGTTGGGATCTCCCCGTCCTCCAGTGGGCAAAGGAACAGGGCGCAGTGACAGGCTTCAGCCACAGCGGTTGGGGATTGAAAGTGGATGGGGATGAACTCCCGAATTACAATATGCCACCTTTTGACGGTATCGGCGCGAACGAATACATCGTCGATGTCGTTCATGACGCCGTTGATTTCATCTCTACAGTGGACACACCCGCTGTTTGGGAGCTGAATATCTGGTACCACACACTAAATTGCGGGTTCCGTACACGAATCAGTGGCGAGACGGATTTCCCTTGCATTTACGGCGAGCGCGTCGGGTTAGGTCGTATTTATGTGAAAATGCCTGCCGGTCCTCTCAATTTTGACGCGTGGGCAGCAGGATTGAAAGATGGTCGCTCTTATGTCGGTGATGGCAAAAGCCATCTGTTAGATTTCACCGTCGGTGGCGTACCCGTTGGAGAGGAAACAGCAACTGGAGAGATTAGCCAGCTGAATTTGGATGCACCCGACACAGTAACCATCACGGCTCGCGTCGCCGCACGACTTAACGAAACGCCGAACCTTGAGATAAAGAACCGCGCTTTGGATCAGCAGCCGTATTGGGACGTTGAGCGTGCGCGCATTGCCGAAAGCCAAAAGGTGCCTGTTGAACTCATCGTCAACGGTCAGGCGGTTGAGACACAAGAAATCGTCGCTGACGGCGAAATCGTCCGCGTTCAATTTGAAGCACCTATTGATAGATCGAGTTGGGTTGCGTTACGCATTTTTCCGTCGTCCCATACGAATCCGGTTTTCGTCATTGTAGACGGTAAACCGATCCGAGGAAGTCGCAGAAGTGCGCAGTGGTGTTTGGATGCCGTGGAAGTCTGCTGGAACCAAAAAGTCAACCGCATCCGAGAGGAAGAACGCGATGCCGCTCGCAAAGCATACAACGTAGCATCGCAGACATATCAGAAAATTCTTGAAGAATCTGACGTAGACTGAAACTGAAGTCTCTTGAGACAAGCAATCATTTGGCATGGAGATGAACCGATGCAATACGACAAAAGCAGATTCAAAATATGGGCACTCCCTCATCCGCTTATTTTATTCTGGGTATTGTTCCCAGCACTAATAGTCAACGAACTAATTTTTGGACAACGACAACCCAAAGTCTCGTTGGTTGACAAAAAGAGTGATAAACCTCTGTTGGAACGCACTTACATTCCGTGTCCGCACTGTGAAACCCTGAATGATTCCCGTTTGTGGGCAAAAAGAAATGCTTTCGGACATTGGTTTGGCTTTGTTTGTCCAAGTTGCCATCAAGTAATTCCGTGTCTATGGAACGTTTTTAGTCTCGTCGTATTGGCGATTACTTTCCCATTGTGGTATTTCCCCGCACGCTTCTTCCGTCGAAGATGGCTTGAGAAAGAAAAAGAAAGATTGGCGAAAGTCCTTGAACGTCCCTTGATTCAAGCGAAGTCCATAAATTGGCTTTTAAGAGGCACCCTCTATTTCGGTGGATTCATGTACGTGTTTAATGTGGTTATTCCGCAGGTGTGGGAGGTTTTGAAAGGGGGAGAATGGGATTGGATAATGATGTTTATTGGGGTACCAATTTGGTTGGTAACGGGCTTTGTGTGGGGCTTATTCATGCGTTTTTTCATGAATGGAAAAGGAAAAAAGACGGGTCGTCATGAATCTGACGGAAGAGGCCATTTCGGAGGCTTCGTGTGGAGCTCATGGGAGCGTTTTTACACGAATCGAAAAGCGGAAAAGGCGGATGGCCATAAATCTGACCGAAGAAGCCATTGATGCCTACAATCAGGTATTTTTTATAATCCACTATAAGGAGCCATGTTATGAAACTTACACCCCAAGAGGTCGAGCAATTCAGACAGGTAGGCTATCTCAAAATAGACGAACGCGTCATTGATGACGAACACCTTACTGTGCTACGCGAACATTACGATGCCCAATTTTCACAGAGACGCGGCACAATCGGTGAGGGATTGCGTAACCTTGCAGTCATCGGCGACTCGGAAAGCGATGAAGATGCTGATCGTGAAGAAGAGATGTTGCAGATTATGGAGATGTGGCGTTTGGATGAGGAATATCGGAAGTTACTCTACCACGCACCGCTGTTAGACATCGTCGAGAGTTTAATCGGATCCGATATCCAGTTATTTCATGATCAGGCACTCTACAAACCCGCCTATCACGGCGGCGAAGTGTATTGGCATCAGGACAATGCATATTGGCAGTGTGCCCCGCCGGATCTTGTGAGCATCTGGTTAGCACTCGATGATGCCGACGAGGAGAACGGGTGTATGAACGTTATCCCCGGCAGTTATCTGGAAGGATTGGCAGCGCACGGACGTGCTGAGTCAGAGAAAGGTAAATTGCCAGCATTGTTGCAGGTGAATGCCGATGTAGACCGTGCTGTGCCAGTGCCAGTTAAAGCTGGATGTGTGATGGTCCATCACTGCATGACACTCCACCAAACAAATCCGAACCGCTCACCCCGAGACCGTCGGGCGATGGCAATCCATTACATGCCGTCCGGTACGCAAAATCGTGATGGTGAGGTGATGAAAGACAATCCGCTACTCCGCGGCAAGTTGGCGTAAAAAAATAGAGGGCTACAGTACCTTTTAAAATTTTATGACAAGACCGAGGGTGCGCAGTATTGAAACACACTCAGTCTTGTCACCATCAATTCGGAAAATTGCCAACCAACGCAATCTTTAGGTTTCGGAGCAGGCTAATCGGCTTTAATGTCAGCCCAGGTCGTTGTGAGTTTACCTGAAGGTTCAATATCAGCCGCTGTTTTTAATCCATCATTCATGAGGGTTTCAACATCATCATTGCTCAACGCCACACTGAAGATGGCAACGTCGTCAATTATTGCCCCCATAAACGCCCCCCACTGACCGTGTTGTCCAGTGGCGAGATAGATACCTATTAAGACGGGTTTATCGGTTAACGCGTTCCTGCCTAAATTTGGCCCAGTTACACCAGCACCAATCTCTTCAGCGTCCAGATATATTATAAACTCTTTACCATCCCAGATAGCAGCAACATGATGCCAGTCTGTATCTGGACTCCAAGGTGCATCTATATAATGAAGCGTGGCGGGTGGGTCGTGCGTGTGATGTCGGATGATAGAACCATCCCACCAAAATCCAGGAGCCCAATCATCTTTGGTCACAACCGCCATGCCACCAGCGGGAGCCTTATCTAATTTAAACCAAAGCGCAATCGTGTGTTCGCCGCCAACGTTTAAAGAATCATCGTGCGCAATTTCCACGTAAGCATCCGAGCCGTTTAGACTCAAACCCTTGCCAAATTTGCCATTAACCCATTTTGCACCACCTTCAATCGTGCCGTCATTGCCTGTTCCGGAGGAATCTTCGGCTTTTTTACCGTTCCCCTCATCAAAGAGCCACATGCCGACGCAATCTCCAAAATCAATTTTAGCAGAACTGGTCCCTACAAACATCAGGCTAATAGCCATTAAACTGACACATAGCAGTTTTAACCTTGTAACTGTGGTTTTCACTTTTACGACCTCCCTCATCACTCTCAAATCGAAAACTTTGGTACCTGAGGCAGCAAGAATAATCTGGCTTTCCTCTGTACAATTATGCTACACAATACACAATTATACCATTTAGGTTTTTCACTTGTCAAGTCGCAATTTCCAATTCCATCTCCTGCATCTTGTTTTCCCACATCTTGTGTGGTATACTGTTGATGATCCAGCTTCAACGGTCTACGACAAAATGATACTAAAGAAAAACTGATAAATATCGAAATCCCAATAGGTTTTCACAATAAAGAAGCCTCTCACCGTCGCTGGCGAGGATTTTATCCTTGCCTTCTTCTAATCGCCAAACAATTGTCAACTTTACCACAAGTTTGTTTGAGGCGCAATGTCTAAACGTTTTAAGGTTTTTTCTACGAATTTTCACGCGCCTCACTCGTAGAAAAAGCACCTCATCTACGAATAGCTGCAGCCCCGTAGGGGCGGCATCTGTATAGACATGCTCTTCCCCCAAGGTTAAAGCCCCGTAGGGGCGGCATCTGTATAGAAATCTTTAGTAGGAGTTTAGAATTGGCTATAAAAGTAGTCATCTTCGATTTATTTGAAACGCTTATCTCAGAATTCGACGCGGATCGTCCTTCACACACCGAAGTCGCACAGACATTGCAGCTGCCCGTGAAGGAATTTCAGCAGGAATACCAGAATCTTCGATTAGCACGACTTACCGGTCAATTCTCAGATTATGCGGCAATTCTACGGTACATCGTTCGGAAACTTGGTGGCGAACCACCCGAAAACGCCATTAAGACACTCACTGAGCGCCGCTATTCCGCTGGTGCAGCGCATCTACGTCGTATAGAACCCGAAATCCTTGAGATGCTCAATGAAATCGCCTCTTCAGGTGTTAGACTCGGTCTCATCAGTAATACCGAGGGTTCTCCCGTTTTGGATTGGGCGAATACTCCCTTGGCACGCTTTTTTGAGGTGACAGTATTCTCCAATCTGGTCGGAATGGTAAAACCCGACCCTCACATCTATCAACACGCATGTAAGAATTTGGACGTTGCCCCTTCAGACTGCATATTCGTAGGCGACGGCAATAGCGACGAACTTCGAGGTGCAGCGCAGGTTGGGATGTTGCCATTTTGCGCCGCGTGGTTCCTCCGTCAGCATACAGACTTGCTTGGGGAAGATATTGTGATGCGGCGAGCAGCAGGTTATCCAGTACTGTCCCATCCATCAGAGGTGACTGATCAAGTGCGAGACATTTGTGCCGCCTGTTAACAATTGATGGATTTTAGAATTGCTTGGACATCCTTCATTGGTACCGAACCCTCTGCGCCTTATTAAGGGAATACTGAAAATAAGTGTTATCTACAAAAAACGCATTTTTTTTCCAAAAGTGCAACTTTTCGCCCCCTAATTTTCGTCTTTAATCGCAGAGGAGAAAAATTTTTTACGGAGGTACCCTATGCAACATAGCGATAATCAGTTAGTTCAACTCACTTTGGAAGGCAATCACGATGCTTTTACTGCTTTGGTTGAGAAATACCAATCACAGATTCACGCGCTTGCTTGGCGAAAGATCGGTGATTTCCACACCGCAGAAGATATTACGCAGGAGGTATTCCTCACGGCGTATCAAAAACTCGCTACCTTGACACACCCAGACCGATTTGCAAAATGGCTTTATGTCATTGCCAATAATCTGTGCGTCACGTGGCTCCGAAAGCAAGCCGCGCAACCGCAACTGGAGTCGCTAACATCAACTGATCCCGAAGAACTCGCAGAATTATGTTATGCCGAGTATATAGCAGAACAGCAGGAGGAGAGGGGAAAAGAATCGGATCGCGCCTTGATTCAAAAACTCCTCGATAAACTCCGAGAGGCTGACCGTACGGTGATCCGTCTTTACTACCTTGCTGAAATGACCTGCGAGGAGATTAGCAAGTTTTTGGGCGTATCTCAGAACACGATTAAGAGCCGTCTGAGTCGTGCGCGGAAACGATTAAAAAAGCAGGCTGAAGCGATTGGACAAACATTTTGTAATTTCCGATTGTCTTTTAATTTTATTGAGACATTATTCATGAACTTGGCATTCCCAATTTTTGGAATGCACCTAACTCCAGTTAGATCGAGCGATTTCTATTCATCCAAATCCCTGATTACCAGTCCACCAGATTCTCTTGATCAGGGCAGCATAGGTTTTCGTATTTAGAGAGGAAAAAGATGGTTCAAAAGATTGAGGAAAAAGATGGCTACATGTTACTCTATTTCGGAGAACCGCCAGCAGATGTAGGCGAAATTGAGTTTGCCAATTGTCTCGCACATCAAGATAACCAGATACTATTCTGCAAATGGCGTGATGATGACATTTGGACGCTGCCGGGTGGGCGCGCCGAACCAGAGGAAACAACTGAAGAAACTGCACACCGAGAACTTCTGGAAGAGACCGGTGCAACGCTAAAAAATCTTGAAGTGTTGTGTTATATCCGCTGTTCTATGTTCAATCTCGAATACTGGGGCATCGCTTATTTTGGAGAAATAGAGACTTTAGGTAACCCACTCGACCTTGAGGAAGTCAGTGAAGCGCGTCTGTTTTCACACTTTCCAGAAAACCCGACCAATCCAGGACCCTTTGAGAATCAAAGCAAAGCGTTATATCTCGCCGCAATGCGTGAACTCTCAGAAACACAAGATTAGGTCGCGGAACTCATTGAACCTGTGGATGAACGGATGGCAGGTGAAATCACCTACAATTTCAATTCTACCTTCGACTACGAATTTACACTGGAAAGCCATTTCTTCTTTGTAGTTGTCGATAACCTGCCGGGGAATCGGGCGGTGTTCGCGAAGTTAACGTACCTGTTTGAACCGAGTCTTCCGGGTTTTACTCGGTTTAATTGAAGGAGATTCATTGAGACAGTACACAAATGGACGGACGAGATGAAACGATCCAGAGTCTCACTGAATTGTTGAGGTTTCTCACTTGGTTCCAGATTCAGCGTGTGTCAGTGGGAGAGAAATAGGGTTCATACCCCATGATAGAGTGTACTGTCAAAACAACCACTCGCCAAGAGTGTTCTGCCTATCACTGTGGACTTGGTTCTAAAGTCCATCCATTTTGGGTAGTAAGTTCAGCAAGTGCGATTTGTAGCAATTTAAATGCATTTCTCTGCTTGTTCTTTGAATCAAATAATTCAGGCTTTACAATAATTAGGGAATGGGTGGGATTATCGGGTTCCGGATCAGGGATAACATCCACAGCGTGATCGGTTATTACTCTATTCTCATGTCTTGTTTTTACAGTTCCTATTGCGCGGACATCACTCACTTTAATGCTAACAATCCCATTCGTCTTACATAATAGAGCTGAGGCAGGATCTAAATCTTTTAACTTCGCTCTATCTACAGACGGTTTTTTATCAAATAGGATATTGTGTTTATATTCAACAGGTTTATAATTTTCAAAGTGCATATTGGATCTAAACCTCTCGTGAAGTTAAAAAATATTTTAATACATCAAACAAAAAATCAAGAAATTCCTATCCGAATTTGTCGCTGAAATAGTGTGGGTTTATAGGAAATTAGCACCGTTGGGGTATTCTGACTAACTTTATGGTATGCTGTTATTTACTTCCCATTTCACTGGATTTCAGTTTGCCAAGCACGCGTTGTATTTCAGGCGTAAAGACCTCTTTGAACTTCAGTAGGTTCTGAATATGCCATGCTCTGATGGCTGTCAGCGCACTCACGTCGGCGATTATGTCAGCATCTTGCAGAAATCCTATTGAGCATCCCCTTACATCGTTACGCCGGGCCCAGGATAACGGTGCGTCGAATTTCGCATTGATTTCGGAATCCCTTTCTTTGAGAAGATCAAAGAAGTTTTTGTTCTTGTCGTAAATACCGAAGTCAATATAAAGACCTACAAACACTTCCCCCTGTTTCATAAATTGCGCATTATATTGAACGCCCGAACAGCCTGACGAAAAGCAGTAGTAATTCTGACCTTTTATGGCACGACGCGCTTTTGTAAAGTTATGCTGTTCTCGAAGTTGATCTATCAATTCTTGAAAGTAGACGGTATACTTCTCCTTTCGACGCGATCTGCTTATCGGACGTGAGGCTGGCGGCGGTGGCGGATCTTCTATTATTATTTCACCTGTTTTCCCCTCTGAACCTTTGAGGAAGTTAAAAACCTGTTCATCGGTAGGTGTATTGCCACACAAGCGTTGGGTTTCAGATTTCACAGCCTCTATTAAAAACTCTGAATCTTCTGATTTTCCCGACACCAAGTTATCCCATGCTTCAGGCAAAGATCTGAGAATCTCTCTGTTCCGAAAGACGTTCTGATAGTCCGCAGCAATGGCTGTCATCGCTTCGCCTGTCTGTATTGACGCGTAATTGAGATACCTGTTTAGATGGCTCGCAATTTCTGCACTGTCGTCTTCAACAATATCGAACTCATGCACGAGACGCTCTGTGTAGTCTCCTGATCCTGATGGGTGAAAAAAACGCCATTTCTGCCCGTCGGTAAGGATAAGGATTGGGATTCCCTTGTGAAAAGCGTATTCAAAGAGTTGCTTTTCTGCTCCGTCAATCTTTCCAACTCGCTTCACCTCAATAAGAGAGCGCGGTTGTCCGGCTGGATGACACAAAGCATAGTCTGCCCTACCTGTGTCAATTGGATATTCAGGAGAAACAATCTGTGGATTGTACGTTGGCCACCCCAACACAGTGAGAAGCCTATCTACGATGCCCAGACGGACTGCGGTTTCATTTGTAAACTGTCTCTGTTCTAACCTTGTACGTATGTCCTCAATATGTTCCTTGAATGCCATTCGCTCATTTCCCTTTCCGAACGGATTCTGTGATGATCTTCTGTAATAATAATTTTTGTAAGTCAATGCCAAGTAATATGAGTACTACATAAACACCAAAAACATAGATGTATCTGTAACAGATTCAGCGTCTGTGTGGAGACGCAAACTGATAGAGACATCAAATAATATTGTAAAACCCAAGGAGAATTCCCTTGGAGGCTTGGCATGCTTGTATCGCGAGGTTGGATAGGATTCGACACGCTTCACAGCATAGGAAGTGTGCAGCAAGATTACGCCCCGAGGGATACGCTATCCGCCAAGTTATTTTTAGTCTAAACGATTCATACTTCTTCTGTCAAGAAAAAAACTTCATCAGTGTGTCAAGTCGATGTGTGTTATCGCTGTTTCCCGTCTTTGAATCTTGCAATTGCCTCGCGCTCGGTGAGTTCGGCTTTGGCATAATGCGCCGGCATTTGAGAAGATTTCCCTATTTCGTGTAAGGTGGTAGGTAATTCGCTAACAAGGCATCGGATGGTATTCAACCTACTAACCACGTCTCTAAGTTGTGTAGCGCGCTGATATGCTTCTTGTGTGCTCTCTGTGGAGGTTGCTGAGGAGCGACTAAATCGTCCATTAAAATTCTCCAAAAATGGATGGTGTTATATAACTGAAACTGTGCTAAAATGTACACTTACTTGTGCTTGTACACCAAAAGATAAGCGAGATGTTTGCTTCGGTATCTTCCCTGGAAAGCTTCGCTAACGGTCGGATGCCGTTTTCCCATTCGTCGCTCACTGAGGCAACTATCTATTTTCATAATGCACTATAAAGGGACAACCCTATGTCAAATACCGAACTCAAGATCACGTTCAATACCGCTCCAACGCTCTATGAAGATGTCCGACCCGGCTACCCTGAAGAACTAATCCAAGATGTCATAGACCTTTCTGATCTTGAAGACCACAGCAGGATTCTTGAGATCGGATGCGGCACCGGAAAAGCAACGCGACCTTTTGCGAAATGCGGATA
It includes:
- a CDS encoding HAD family hydrolase, which gives rise to MAIKVVIFDLFETLISEFDADRPSHTEVAQTLQLPVKEFQQEYQNLRLARLTGQFSDYAAILRYIVRKLGGEPPENAIKTLTERRYSAGAAHLRRIEPEILEMLNEIASSGVRLGLISNTEGSPVLDWANTPLARFFEVTVFSNLVGMVKPDPHIYQHACKNLDVAPSDCIFVGDGNSDELRGAAQVGMLPFCAAWFLRQHTDLLGEDIVMRRAAGYPVLSHPSEVTDQVRDICAAC
- a CDS encoding CehA/McbA family metallohydrolase; amino-acid sequence: MQQASNRYNTIIKKRVSSQLRFLLIGYILLFTFTSVGFTDELNLVTEVEFQPLAAATQRLIEALDYLGSPLSEDDLSAIEKALISEDHQQAVADIQKILDPHCLAGVNINPESRVKVKEGPVNKELMQQGWRTFLIKVHNEAGVTAPLAAESENSAPLYKRSTGRPDPETTIPKSEIPHRFLDIDIYANPPLKPSLSGLELEYRIVQLYSRDAGKREAMLGFNVGQGTQDIGFRSEVPILFNCVPAVEVTLEVLDFDGKPTTAAFIIRDTLNRVYPSRGRRLAPDFFFHNQIYRHSGESVLLPPGEYTVEYTRGPEYKIKTQTITVPNTETHQETFHLERWIHIAAEGWRSGDHHVHAAGCSHYESPTEGVTPEDMMRHILGEDLNVGCVLSWGPCWYFQKQFFDGKAHELSTDDYVMRYDVEVSGFPSSHAGHLSLLALTEDDYRGTERIEEWPSWDLPVLQWAKEQGAVTGFSHSGWGLKVDGDELPNYNMPPFDGIGANEYIVDVVHDAVDFISTVDTPAVWELNIWYHTLNCGFRTRISGETDFPCIYGERVGLGRIYVKMPAGPLNFDAWAAGLKDGRSYVGDGKSHLLDFTVGGVPVGEETATGEISQLNLDAPDTVTITARVAARLNETPNLEIKNRALDQQPYWDVERARIAESQKVPVELIVNGQAVETQEIVADGEIVRVQFEAPIDRSSWVALRIFPSSHTNPVFVIVDGKPIRGSRRSAQWCLDAVEVCWNQKVNRIREEERDAARKAYNVASQTYQKILEESDVD
- a CDS encoding RNA polymerase sigma factor; translation: MQHSDNQLVQLTLEGNHDAFTALVEKYQSQIHALAWRKIGDFHTAEDITQEVFLTAYQKLATLTHPDRFAKWLYVIANNLCVTWLRKQAAQPQLESLTSTDPEELAELCYAEYIAEQQEERGKESDRALIQKLLDKLREADRTVIRLYYLAEMTCEEISKFLGVSQNTIKSRLSRARKRLKKQAEAIGQTFCNFRLSFNFIETLFMNLAFPIFGMHLTPVRSSDFYSSKSLITSPPDSLDQGSIGFRI
- a CDS encoding DUF4268 domain-containing protein, coding for MAFKEHIEDIRTRLEQRQFTNETAVRLGIVDRLLTVLGWPTYNPQIVSPEYPIDTGRADYALCHPAGQPRSLIEVKRVGKIDGAEKQLFEYAFHKGIPILILTDGQKWRFFHPSGSGDYTERLVHEFDIVEDDSAEIASHLNRYLNYASIQTGEAMTAIAADYQNVFRNREILRSLPEAWDNLVSGKSEDSEFLIEAVKSETQRLCGNTPTDEQVFNFLKGSEGKTGEIIIEDPPPPPASRPISRSRRKEKYTVYFQELIDQLREQHNFTKARRAIKGQNYYCFSSGCSGVQYNAQFMKQGEVFVGLYIDFGIYDKNKNFFDLLKERDSEINAKFDAPLSWARRNDVRGCSIGFLQDADIIADVSALTAIRAWHIQNLLKFKEVFTPEIQRVLGKLKSSEMGSK
- a CDS encoding NUDIX domain-containing protein; translation: MVQKIEEKDGYMLLYFGEPPADVGEIEFANCLAHQDNQILFCKWRDDDIWTLPGGRAEPEETTEETAHRELLEETGATLKNLEVLCYIRCSMFNLEYWGIAYFGEIETLGNPLDLEEVSEARLFSHFPENPTNPGPFENQSKALYLAAMRELSETQD
- a CDS encoding phytanoyl-CoA dioxygenase family protein, whose amino-acid sequence is MKLTPQEVEQFRQVGYLKIDERVIDDEHLTVLREHYDAQFSQRRGTIGEGLRNLAVIGDSESDEDADREEEMLQIMEMWRLDEEYRKLLYHAPLLDIVESLIGSDIQLFHDQALYKPAYHGGEVYWHQDNAYWQCAPPDLVSIWLALDDADEENGCMNVIPGSYLEGLAAHGRAESEKGKLPALLQVNADVDRAVPVPVKAGCVMVHHCMTLHQTNPNRSPRDRRAMAIHYMPSGTQNRDGEVMKDNPLLRGKLA
- a CDS encoding LamG domain-containing protein; this translates as MKTTVTRLKLLCVSLMAISLMFVGTSSAKIDFGDCVGMWLFDEGNGKKAEDSSGTGNDGTIEGGAKWVNGKFGKGLSLNGSDAYVEIAHDDSLNVGGEHTIALWFKLDKAPAGGMAVVTKDDWAPGFWWDGSIIRHHTHDPPATLHYIDAPWSPDTDWHHVAAIWDGKEFIIYLDAEEIGAGVTGPNLGRNALTDKPVLIGIYLATGQHGQWGAFMGAIIDDVAIFSVALSNDDVETLMNDGLKTAADIEPSGKLTTTWADIKAD